One segment of Acidianus sp. HS-5 DNA contains the following:
- a CDS encoding tyrosine--tRNA ligase, whose product MEDKLSLITRNVEEIVTLDDIKKKLENNEKLTGYLGFEPSGLFHVGWLIWAQKVKDLSNAGVKMTLLMATWHAWINDKLNGDMELIKLAGKYAIDVLSAYGLDISKINVVDAEDMVKDKAYWELVLRVAKNTTLARMKRALTIMGRKSDEAELDTSKLFYPAMQVSDIFYLDVDIALGGTDQRKAHMLAREIAEKFHRKKVIAIHTPLLVGLKGGQRMGNAEEDDLLSEIKMSKSKPENAIFINDSPEEVTAKIMRAYCPSKVVEFNPILQIDRYIIFANIDKLKIERDVKYGGDIEFNSYEDLEKAFAEGKLHPMDLKMATARKLNEILEPIRKKLNTPEYEELVSKISKNVSR is encoded by the coding sequence TTGGAAGATAAGCTCTCACTAATAACTAGAAATGTAGAAGAAATTGTAACATTAGATGATATCAAAAAGAAACTAGAAAATAATGAGAAATTAACCGGTTATCTAGGTTTCGAACCAAGTGGGCTATTCCACGTAGGATGGCTAATATGGGCACAAAAAGTGAAGGACTTAAGTAATGCAGGAGTAAAAATGACACTTTTAATGGCAACTTGGCACGCGTGGATAAATGATAAACTAAACGGAGACATGGAGCTCATTAAGTTAGCAGGAAAATATGCAATTGACGTTCTTTCTGCTTACGGCTTGGATATAAGCAAAATTAACGTAGTGGACGCTGAGGATATGGTAAAGGACAAGGCATATTGGGAATTAGTACTTAGAGTTGCTAAAAATACCACATTAGCTAGAATGAAAAGAGCGTTAACCATAATGGGTAGGAAATCTGATGAAGCTGAACTGGATACGTCAAAGTTATTTTACCCAGCAATGCAAGTGAGCGACATATTTTACCTAGATGTTGACATAGCATTAGGAGGTACTGATCAAAGAAAAGCTCACATGCTAGCTAGAGAAATAGCAGAGAAATTCCATAGAAAAAAAGTGATAGCGATTCATACTCCACTTCTTGTAGGATTGAAAGGCGGACAAAGGATGGGTAATGCTGAAGAAGATGATCTGCTTTCCGAAATAAAAATGAGCAAATCAAAACCTGAGAATGCCATATTTATAAACGATTCACCAGAAGAAGTTACGGCGAAAATAATGCGTGCTTATTGCCCTAGTAAAGTAGTAGAATTTAATCCTATATTACAAATAGATAGGTATATTATATTTGCAAATATAGATAAATTAAAAATTGAAAGAGATGTAAAGTACGGAGGTGACATAGAGTTTAATAGTTATGAAGATCTAGAGAAGGCATTCGCTGAAGGTAAATTACACCCAATGGACTTAAAAATGGCTACTGCAAGAAAGTTAAATGAGATACTAGAACCAATAAGGAAAAAGTTAAACACTCCGGAATATGAAGAATTAGTATCAAAGATTTCAAAAAACGTTTCAAGGTGA
- the dnaG gene encoding DNA primase DnaG, with protein MKYVIKLYFETEGIVDKPDVIGAIFGQTENLFGEEFDLRELQDKGRLGRIVVEMEAKGGKTKGTIEIPSNLDRIETALIASMVESVEKIGPYGAKFELREIQDIRAEKLKKIIDRAKEILTNWSKEKTLDIKEVLNEISSAVKTGEITEFGPDRLPAGPDVLTDPNLIIVEGRADIINLLRYGYRNTVAVEGASGKIPQSVIDLSKQKNTVIAFLDGDHGGDLILKELISANVKLDYIARAPQGREVEELTGKEIAKALSNMVPLSQYLKKQQEVPQIIVKTPEETVTVVQPPKEVEISIPPSALEEIKKLPGTLEGIMFDDNWNQVEKVQVRDIIPKLEAMSESKVAYIVFDGVITQRLLELAASKNVKLLVGVRIGGINKSLDNVKILTMSDVLTS; from the coding sequence ATGAAATATGTAATCAAACTATATTTTGAAACTGAAGGAATAGTTGATAAACCAGACGTAATAGGAGCAATATTTGGACAAACTGAAAATTTATTTGGGGAAGAATTTGATCTAAGAGAATTGCAAGATAAGGGAAGACTAGGAAGGATAGTAGTTGAAATGGAGGCTAAGGGAGGAAAGACAAAAGGAACTATTGAAATACCGTCAAATCTGGATAGAATAGAAACAGCATTAATAGCATCAATGGTCGAGAGTGTAGAAAAAATAGGGCCTTATGGTGCAAAATTTGAGCTTAGGGAAATACAAGATATTAGAGCTGAAAAATTAAAGAAAATTATTGATAGAGCCAAGGAAATATTAACAAATTGGAGCAAAGAGAAGACTCTTGACATTAAAGAAGTTCTTAATGAAATCAGTAGTGCAGTTAAAACTGGAGAAATTACAGAATTCGGACCGGATAGATTACCTGCAGGACCGGACGTTCTTACTGATCCCAATTTAATAATTGTAGAAGGAAGAGCTGATATAATCAATTTACTAAGATATGGTTATAGAAATACTGTAGCAGTTGAGGGTGCAAGTGGTAAGATACCTCAAAGCGTAATAGATCTAAGCAAACAGAAGAATACCGTAATAGCGTTTTTAGATGGAGATCATGGTGGAGACCTAATACTTAAGGAATTGATTAGCGCTAACGTCAAATTAGATTATATAGCTAGAGCTCCTCAAGGTAGAGAAGTTGAAGAGCTTACTGGAAAAGAGATAGCAAAAGCACTATCTAATATGGTTCCTCTATCGCAATACTTAAAGAAGCAACAAGAAGTTCCTCAAATTATAGTTAAAACACCAGAAGAGACAGTAACAGTTGTACAGCCCCCTAAAGAGGTAGAAATTTCCATTCCGCCTTCAGCATTAGAAGAAATAAAGAAGCTGCCGGGTACACTAGAGGGAATAATGTTCGATGATAACTGGAACCAAGTAGAAAAAGTTCAAGTAAGAGATATAATACCTAAATTAGAGGCAATGAGCGAAAGTAAAGTTGCTTATATAGTATTTGATGGTGTAATAACGCAAAGATTACTAGAACTTGCTGCATCAAAAAATGTTAAACTGTTAGTAGGCGTTAGGATAGGGGGCATAAATAAGAGTTTAGATAATGTTAAAATACTCACGATGTCTGATGTTCTTACTTCTTAA
- a CDS encoding DNA polymerase II, protein MIGCFYILDFSYDVEEGKPVIYIWAIDKEGNRVVILEKNFRPYFYAILEDSVDANRVAEDIKKLGLSQSPITDVKLMERKYYGNPIKVLRIETVIPAYVRTYRDKVGKIRGVKEVVEADIRFYMRYSIDHDLKPFNWFKAEVEETQDPKLRVKKVYELKKIIQIYEDKPPELRIMAFDIEVYNKYGSPNPRRDPVIIIGVWTNEGSKQFVMKDDDLEIIREFAKFVLDYDPDIILGYNSNGFDWPYLLERVNSRGVKLDIGRKVNSEPSQGTYGHYSVVGRLNVDLLGFASSVAEVKVKSLDNIADYLGIVKKSERVNLEWYQIPEYWSDQSKRDTLLKYNIDDVRSTYLLKDVFLTFGEQLTMITGLPLDQLSMASVGYRVEWLLMREAYKFNETIPNRVEREYESYKGGLVISPAPGIHEHVYVLDFSSMYPSIMIKYNIGPDTLVKGDCEDCWVAPEVGHKFRKSPDGFYKMILQKLVEERKAVKSRMKEEKDEYERRRLDERQRALKVMANAFYGYMGWLGARWYSKEGAEAVTAWGRETISSVAKLVEERGFRVIYGDTDSVFVKGSGNVDLLVTEIMNKFGLEIKIDKVYKKIFFTENKKRYAGITEDEKIDIVGFEAVRGDWCDLAKDLQRRVIEKILTSGVDEAVKLVRDVIMRIRRKEVPIQDLVIWKSLDKSLEEYEVDAPHVNAAKKAMKAGYIIFKGSKIGYVIVKGNGKLSERAEPYFMINDINRIDIDYYIDKQIIPSTMRILEQFGVKESTLKNTSFDILNFFKK, encoded by the coding sequence ATGATAGGATGTTTTTACATTTTAGACTTTTCATATGATGTAGAAGAAGGCAAACCGGTAATTTATATATGGGCTATTGATAAGGAGGGTAACAGAGTAGTTATCCTTGAAAAGAATTTTAGACCTTACTTTTATGCAATCTTGGAAGATTCTGTAGATGCCAATAGAGTTGCAGAAGATATAAAAAAATTGGGTTTATCTCAATCGCCTATAACTGATGTAAAATTAATGGAGAGGAAATATTATGGAAATCCAATAAAAGTTTTACGAATTGAAACAGTAATTCCGGCATATGTAAGAACATATAGAGATAAGGTAGGTAAGATAAGAGGAGTAAAAGAAGTAGTAGAGGCTGATATAAGATTTTACATGAGATATTCCATAGATCATGACTTAAAACCATTTAATTGGTTTAAAGCTGAAGTAGAAGAGACTCAGGATCCTAAGCTCAGGGTTAAAAAAGTCTACGAATTGAAAAAAATTATTCAAATTTATGAAGATAAACCGCCAGAGTTAAGGATAATGGCCTTTGATATAGAAGTGTATAACAAATATGGTTCTCCAAATCCAAGGAGAGACCCAGTAATAATAATCGGCGTATGGACTAATGAAGGCAGTAAACAATTTGTTATGAAGGACGATGATTTAGAAATTATTAGGGAATTCGCAAAGTTTGTTTTAGATTACGATCCGGATATAATATTAGGATATAACTCTAATGGTTTCGATTGGCCATATTTGCTTGAGAGAGTTAACAGTAGAGGAGTAAAGCTTGATATAGGCAGAAAAGTAAATTCAGAGCCTTCACAAGGAACCTATGGACATTATTCAGTAGTAGGAAGATTGAACGTTGACCTGCTAGGGTTTGCTAGCAGTGTTGCAGAAGTGAAAGTAAAGAGTTTAGATAATATCGCAGATTATTTAGGGATAGTAAAGAAGTCTGAAAGAGTCAATCTTGAATGGTATCAAATCCCAGAATACTGGTCTGATCAATCGAAAAGGGACACTCTTTTAAAATATAATATTGATGATGTAAGATCCACGTATTTACTCAAGGATGTATTCTTAACTTTTGGAGAACAATTAACAATGATTACTGGATTACCGTTAGATCAACTTTCTATGGCAAGCGTAGGTTATAGAGTAGAATGGCTTCTAATGAGGGAGGCTTACAAATTTAATGAAACAATACCAAATAGAGTTGAAAGAGAATACGAAAGCTATAAAGGAGGATTAGTGATTTCTCCAGCGCCAGGAATACATGAACATGTTTATGTGCTTGATTTTTCATCAATGTATCCCTCAATAATGATAAAATACAACATTGGTCCAGATACATTAGTTAAAGGTGACTGCGAGGACTGTTGGGTTGCTCCAGAAGTTGGGCACAAATTTAGGAAATCTCCTGACGGATTTTATAAAATGATCTTACAGAAATTAGTGGAGGAAAGAAAAGCTGTAAAATCAAGAATGAAGGAGGAAAAGGATGAATATGAGAGAAGGAGATTGGATGAGAGACAGAGGGCATTAAAAGTAATGGCTAACGCATTTTATGGTTATATGGGATGGTTAGGAGCAAGATGGTACAGTAAAGAAGGTGCAGAAGCTGTAACTGCATGGGGTAGAGAAACTATATCTTCAGTGGCTAAGCTAGTAGAAGAACGCGGATTCAGAGTAATTTATGGTGATACTGACTCGGTATTTGTAAAAGGTTCTGGAAATGTTGATTTATTAGTTACAGAAATTATGAATAAATTTGGGTTAGAAATAAAAATAGATAAAGTGTATAAGAAGATATTCTTTACAGAGAATAAGAAGCGTTATGCTGGAATTACAGAAGATGAAAAAATAGATATTGTAGGTTTTGAGGCTGTAAGAGGTGATTGGTGTGATCTTGCAAAAGATTTACAGAGGAGAGTTATAGAGAAAATATTAACGTCTGGAGTAGATGAGGCAGTGAAACTCGTAAGAGATGTAATTATGAGAATAAGGAGAAAAGAAGTGCCTATACAAGACCTAGTGATTTGGAAATCTTTAGACAAAAGCCTTGAAGAGTATGAGGTAGACGCTCCACATGTGAATGCAGCTAAGAAAGCTATGAAGGCCGGTTATATAATATTTAAGGGCAGTAAAATAGGCTATGTTATAGTAAAAGGGAACGGAAAGCTGTCTGAAAGAGCAGAGCCATACTTTATGATTAATGATATTAATAGAATTGATATTGACTATTATATAGATAAGCAAATTATACCTTCTACTATGAGAATTCTCGAGCAGTTTGGAGTAAAGGAAAGTACGTTAAAAAATACTAGCTTTGATATCTTGAACTTCTTTAAGAAGTAA
- the rimI gene encoding ribosomal protein S18-alanine N-acetyltransferase: MVIITDVTEEDLPQIYEIEVESFDNPYPYSLLKAYLYIADGLYLVAKENGKVLGYIIGIIQFKIRGHIVSIAVRKNCRNKGIGKLLINELERRFKIGHCTYSYLEVMMTNKDAFSFYIHNGYFPLLVRKNYYGRGKHAFIMVKDLYSRKGLE, from the coding sequence GTGGTAATTATAACTGATGTGACCGAAGAAGACTTGCCGCAAATTTATGAGATAGAAGTAGAAAGCTTTGATAATCCTTACCCTTATTCATTGTTAAAGGCATACTTATACATAGCTGATGGATTATATTTAGTTGCTAAAGAAAACGGTAAAGTTCTAGGATACATAATAGGGATTATTCAATTCAAAATAAGAGGGCATATAGTTTCTATAGCAGTCAGAAAAAACTGTAGAAATAAAGGAATAGGAAAACTCCTAATTAATGAGCTAGAACGGAGATTTAAAATAGGCCATTGTACATATTCCTATTTAGAAGTTATGATGACTAACAAAGATGCTTTTTCCTTTTACATTCATAATGGGTATTTCCCATTACTTGTAAGAAAAAATTATTACGGTAGAGGAAAGCACGCATTCATAATGGTTAAGGATTTATATTCCAGAAAAGGGTTGGAGTAA
- a CDS encoding mRNA surveillance protein pelota, with the protein MKVLEFDEKKGTMKVHVEDEDDLWTLHMILNKGDRVVARTFRDVSMGNEGRRVSMIIELQVEYTEFQAFTTRLRIHGIILDAPEKYSIKGAHHTVNLDIGDEIIIVKDKWNKSVLDRIYKQAEKKNRVLIALVDFDEYLIAMPMIQGIKILVEKSLSTPTKEEGIIEDNAKEVVNEIQSYLNIYNNIDAILIAGPGPFKEIVRKYLNTKVKVYMDSVSSATESGLNEVLKRDIIDQIMRDYEISQSEKDLDRALMLLNKDSSLIAYGIEETKKASDYSAVDSLLVIEDLVTENEEVQNIMEEVEKTGGKVHIIPKDSPIYFQVKNFAGILAILRFRID; encoded by the coding sequence ATGAAAGTATTGGAATTTGATGAGAAAAAAGGTACTATGAAAGTCCATGTAGAGGATGAAGACGATCTATGGACCCTGCACATGATTTTAAATAAAGGGGATAGAGTAGTAGCAAGAACTTTCAGAGACGTAAGTATGGGTAACGAGGGAAGAAGAGTTTCAATGATTATAGAGTTACAAGTAGAATATACGGAATTTCAAGCTTTTACTACAAGGTTAAGAATACATGGGATAATTCTAGACGCACCAGAAAAGTATAGCATAAAGGGTGCACATCATACGGTAAATCTGGATATAGGAGATGAAATAATAATTGTGAAAGATAAGTGGAATAAAAGTGTCTTGGACAGAATTTACAAACAAGCTGAAAAGAAAAACAGAGTTTTAATAGCTTTAGTAGACTTTGATGAATATTTAATAGCTATGCCGATGATTCAAGGTATAAAAATACTTGTGGAAAAGAGTCTATCAACCCCTACGAAGGAGGAGGGAATAATAGAAGATAATGCAAAAGAAGTAGTAAATGAAATTCAGAGTTATCTAAATATATATAATAATATAGATGCAATTTTAATAGCTGGACCTGGTCCGTTTAAGGAGATTGTGAGAAAATACTTAAATACGAAAGTAAAGGTTTACATGGATTCCGTTTCTTCCGCAACAGAGTCTGGATTAAATGAAGTATTAAAAAGGGATATAATAGATCAAATTATGAGAGATTACGAAATTTCGCAATCGGAAAAAGATCTTGACAGAGCTTTAATGTTACTAAATAAAGATTCCAGTCTTATAGCTTACGGAATTGAAGAGACTAAAAAAGCTTCAGATTATAGTGCAGTTGACTCTCTACTAGTTATAGAAGATTTGGTGACTGAGAATGAAGAAGTACAGAATATAATGGAAGAAGTAGAGAAAACTGGAGGAAAAGTTCACATAATACCTAAAGACTCTCCAATTTATTTCCAAGTAAAAAATTTTGCAGGGATCTTAGCTATTCTTAGATTTAGAATAGATTAA
- a CDS encoding radical SAM protein, with amino-acid sequence MLKGNPEISLYNRDLPLGCKYCRLGSKLVIFISGECGDSCYYCPVSEERFGKDVMYANEKKAESFQDFIYEAYKMNALGAGITGGDPVLHLDKVVKLIEILKTEFGEDFHVHLYTSGRYVNGDVLFALQRAGLDEIRFHPVRKEYLKAVEKALNFSFDVGLEVPSIPGDEEYLNFLVKWAIEHKVKFINVNELEITERNFYNINSKGITISHGLAGGKGSFDTALKILEANVNSNVNLHYCSSVYKDVVETRTRFLRTIRYYSKPYEKYSGEGTIIKAIVKVNADLSEYGERTDTGFYVSPDFIDEIISKYNPDEVKIVEELPYGLRVSEKLIYSKSKNS; translated from the coding sequence ATGCTAAAAGGAAATCCAGAGATTTCACTATATAATAGAGATTTACCGTTAGGTTGTAAATATTGCAGATTGGGTAGTAAATTAGTTATATTTATTTCAGGAGAATGTGGAGATTCATGTTATTATTGCCCTGTAAGTGAAGAGAGATTTGGCAAAGACGTTATGTACGCTAATGAGAAGAAAGCTGAGAGCTTTCAAGATTTTATATATGAAGCGTACAAGATGAATGCCTTAGGTGCAGGAATTACAGGCGGAGATCCAGTCTTACATTTAGATAAAGTAGTAAAATTAATAGAAATACTAAAGACCGAGTTTGGAGAGGATTTTCACGTTCATCTTTATACTTCTGGGAGATATGTAAACGGTGACGTATTGTTTGCTCTCCAAAGAGCAGGATTAGACGAAATACGTTTTCATCCGGTAAGAAAGGAATATCTTAAGGCTGTAGAAAAAGCGTTAAACTTCTCTTTTGATGTAGGATTGGAGGTTCCTTCAATTCCTGGAGATGAGGAATACCTTAATTTTTTAGTAAAGTGGGCCATAGAGCATAAAGTTAAATTTATCAATGTAAACGAGTTAGAAATAACAGAAAGGAATTTTTATAATATAAATTCAAAGGGTATAACAATTTCTCATGGACTAGCAGGGGGTAAAGGAAGTTTTGACACTGCATTAAAAATTCTTGAAGCTAACGTAAATTCTAATGTTAACTTGCACTATTGTAGTTCTGTGTATAAGGACGTTGTGGAAACTAGAACTAGATTCCTTAGAACTATAAGATATTATTCTAAGCCATATGAAAAATATAGCGGAGAAGGCACTATAATAAAAGCAATAGTTAAAGTAAATGCAGATTTATCCGAATACGGTGAACGCACTGATACGGGTTTTTACGTTTCTCCTGATTTTATAGATGAAATAATATCAAAATATAATCCTGATGAAGTTAAAATTGTAGAAGAACTTCCTTATGGTTTAAGAGTTTCTGAGAAATTAATCTATTCTAAATCTAAGAATAGCTAA
- a CDS encoding DUF1122 family protein — protein MISGKIGNLELKVVDVKQTHIKELSYFKLYLGDRLLGNCNYFSGRGYYPDWLEIDYYPWIRELGLEEEFFKVIYNFLSKKGRLFVTYDKDKETLEMIMKGYSAADTPLGFSLLKAGFTWFKIWYFPEGGNEGSPKIQANKPLDENTAIKELEELLEDVKSEKVKEWINAKRKSRDFTI, from the coding sequence ATGATTTCGGGTAAAATAGGAAATCTAGAATTAAAAGTAGTAGATGTAAAACAGACGCACATAAAAGAGCTTTCTTACTTTAAGTTATATTTAGGTGATAGGCTTTTAGGTAATTGCAATTACTTTTCAGGGAGAGGTTATTATCCGGACTGGTTAGAAATAGATTATTACCCATGGATCAGAGAACTGGGATTAGAAGAAGAATTTTTTAAAGTGATATATAATTTTCTATCTAAAAAAGGTAGATTATTTGTAACATATGATAAGGACAAAGAAACCTTAGAAATGATAATGAAAGGATATTCTGCAGCAGATACACCTTTAGGTTTCTCTTTACTCAAAGCAGGGTTTACTTGGTTTAAGATATGGTATTTTCCAGAAGGAGGTAATGAAGGAAGTCCTAAGATTCAAGCTAACAAACCATTAGACGAGAATACCGCAATTAAGGAATTAGAGGAATTATTAGAAGATGTTAAAAGCGAGAAAGTTAAAGAATGGATAAATGCTAAAAGGAAATCCAGAGATTTCACTATATAA
- a CDS encoding nucleotidyltransferase domain-containing protein, which yields MQIEYTENQWRLFIEKRKRAREILEYLQKKSIKGYAYGSIARGDVKKSSDIDIIVFESNILELDLIEADHKYIIQATPTSSPKAYISLNPEETEVISFPLSKLKKDEEEFYYFGGLVSLDDIIKCIRKPGINKELKLIIPNKNGHDEISLKGNEDYAARLLKISISTIIEREKLLMKREDKGRTGVFLKYELSGNENLEEAIRELNRSNKFFRRALYDFG from the coding sequence GTGCAAATAGAATACACCGAAAATCAGTGGAGATTGTTTATTGAGAAAAGAAAAAGGGCTAGAGAGATACTTGAATACTTGCAGAAAAAAAGCATTAAAGGTTACGCTTATGGTTCTATAGCTAGAGGAGATGTTAAAAAATCCAGCGACATAGACATTATAGTTTTTGAATCAAATATCTTGGAATTAGATCTGATTGAAGCAGATCATAAATACATAATACAAGCTACGCCAACATCATCGCCTAAGGCTTATATTTCATTAAATCCTGAAGAAACTGAAGTAATATCTTTTCCGTTGTCTAAGCTCAAAAAAGACGAAGAAGAATTTTATTATTTCGGTGGATTAGTTAGTTTAGACGATATAATAAAGTGCATTAGAAAGCCTGGCATAAATAAGGAGTTAAAGTTGATTATACCCAATAAGAACGGACATGATGAGATTTCACTCAAGGGAAATGAAGATTATGCAGCAAGATTACTTAAAATTTCCATATCAACTATTATTGAAAGGGAAAAACTATTAATGAAGAGAGAAGATAAAGGCAGAACGGGAGTCTTTTTGAAATATGAGCTGAGTGGTAACGAAAATTTAGAGGAAGCAATAAGAGAATTAAATAGAAGTAATAAATTCTTTAGAAGGGCTTTATATGATTTCGGGTAA
- a CDS encoding site-2 protease family protein: MNISLYVFAIGFLVFWALILSLRKKIEPKGFTVYPLFLMWKKTTRSLWFPKLALSRPFKTYEKIAMILGIIAMIGGIAMIYYVMLSLIFHPQSTTVRLEPIIPGVTISLSCLPYILLALGISVTLHELSHAVSATSNKINVKSGGFILLGIFPGAFVEPADEEFMSAALPSKIKILAAGIAVNLILAGIFFPLATYLPGYFSQGLLIEGVIPHSSAYNASIQAGDVILSVNSIKTTTFNSLATALNQSTNYTIILKAPNGSTIIKHAEAANHFLGVYITYYFPPLVKPFLLFVTWMFIINFSLALFNAAPLIITDGGKIFTELLKKISSQNGEKMSMAIQAFLLMSLVYAIMLSISA, from the coding sequence ATGAATATTTCCCTTTACGTCTTTGCAATAGGCTTTCTTGTGTTTTGGGCACTTATATTATCGCTTAGGAAAAAAATTGAGCCAAAGGGATTTACTGTATATCCTCTATTTTTAATGTGGAAAAAGACTACCAGATCATTATGGTTTCCTAAGTTAGCATTATCTAGACCTTTCAAAACTTACGAGAAAATAGCAATGATTCTTGGTATTATTGCAATGATTGGAGGTATAGCAATGATTTACTACGTAATGCTGAGCTTGATCTTTCATCCACAATCGACAACTGTAAGATTAGAGCCAATCATACCTGGAGTTACAATAAGCTTATCATGCTTACCTTACATTCTTTTAGCTTTAGGTATTTCAGTAACTCTTCACGAGCTATCTCATGCGGTTTCCGCAACATCAAATAAAATAAACGTAAAAAGCGGTGGCTTTATACTCTTAGGAATATTTCCAGGAGCATTCGTGGAGCCTGCAGATGAAGAATTTATGTCTGCTGCTTTGCCTTCTAAAATCAAAATTCTTGCAGCTGGAATAGCGGTAAACCTAATATTAGCTGGAATCTTCTTCCCTCTAGCTACCTACTTACCTGGTTATTTCTCGCAAGGCTTGCTTATAGAGGGAGTAATTCCTCATAGTTCTGCTTATAACGCATCTATACAGGCAGGAGATGTAATATTATCTGTGAATAGTATAAAAACTACTACTTTTAATTCCTTAGCCACAGCATTAAATCAGAGTACTAATTATACTATAATACTAAAAGCTCCAAATGGATCTACCATAATAAAACATGCAGAGGCTGCTAATCACTTCTTAGGAGTATATATAACGTATTACTTCCCTCCATTAGTAAAACCTTTCCTACTTTTCGTTACCTGGATGTTTATAATAAACTTCAGCCTAGCATTGTTTAATGCAGCACCACTAATAATCACAGACGGAGGAAAAATATTTACGGAATTACTTAAAAAAATTAGTTCACAGAATGGAGAAAAAATGTCAATGGCTATTCAAGCATTTCTACTTATGTCGCTAGTTTATGCCATTATGCTATCCATAAGTGCCTAA